In Lycium barbarum isolate Lr01 chromosome 9, ASM1917538v2, whole genome shotgun sequence, the DNA window aattccaaatacaacttgaagttgtatttgaaattttcatggccaaacactgattttcaaataaaaaaataaaaaaatccgggaaaagtgaaaaattctcatggccaaacgggccctaaaaTATTGATTGTGGCTCAATACAAGAGGCAATGAGGGTTAACTTCAATTTTCCGCAGCCTTGAATTAATGGATCTATGGAAGTTCGTGGGCTAACTaaattgggtcatttgcacttggGCAATTCGTGGGAATGCCCTTCAtgcggggtggtctttaattttaaccctcaaattgctagtctttaatttttgtccttcgtgtAGAAATCCTGAGGTTTTGGGCTCGAACCTCGGCTttgacataaaaataaaaaataatttcgcaaggcaaggcttgggAAAAGTTATGCCGAATCCGGCACAAGCGCCTTAAgccataactaaagttatgccggatccggcataaaattttgccttaaggcaatttataaggcagacttttatgccttaaggcttagttatgccttaaggaaacttATGCCACATAAGGTAGACTTTTCTCAaagtcctgccttgcgaaattatttttatttttatgcctgagcgggggttcgaacccagaacctcagtatTTTCAGCCACCttttcaagcgaagggcaaaacttaaagaccaccaatttgaggggcaaaatttaaagaccaacccaaaagaaggctaatccgcgcaaaaaaatgtttgCGCTTacgtccctattttgtgctggtctttaatttttgttcgtCATAATAAACAACCTTTTCGCGAGGCATAAATCTATATTTTGgtatcataatatctcacaagctatgCTCATACCCTTAAAAAACTTATGCCCCACATCCATAAGTTCGATTGGTAaggccaaaattaaagaccagccatttgaagggaaaactgTGCAGTTTCTTCAACTAAATTATCTTTGGAAATTTTACACAAATTGCCATAGAGTTGTAAACATATTACAAGTTCTCTATCTAAACCTAGATGGATCAAAATACGTGTTTGACAGCTAGACTAATCAGGGGATGACATGTAGCAAGCAGAGCCTGATCGGATTCGGCTCCACAAAAGTAATACGAGAGCACATAACCAAATCGTATCCGGTTGGGTCACTCTAATCCATCGAGAGTCTGGAATGACGATAAGCGCATCCAGCTTCGGAGTCGGGAGTGTGGCAGCATCCGGTAGAGATGAGCTTTATTTACATTAATCATTCTCATAGAATCTGGGATCCGATGCATTTCACAGTCACTGACATCACGGACACAACGTGTAAATGTGGATCATTATGACGGGCGTGAATCGTGCAAGACATTACTCTGGTTCAGGTTACAAAAATATAACTGCCAGCTCACTTGTGTCCTATTAGATTTTCATCACAATCTACATTGCTCTCTTAACTGTAACTCAAGTTCTCAAGTTATTACTTTCGCGTTGACGTTGCTAGACTATCCCTTCGGAGACGGTATAATAAGATTTGCTTACTCTCTTTTATTCATTATTTCATTACCTACTATTCTTACTTATTACTTTGGTTATATTCATTAATAAGTAATTAGCATCAAGAACACATTGTTTGGTCATTATAATCTTTGCGCCCTTACCCTCttatacaaattcaattgttactaCGTCACCAATTTGATAATAaacaaacttattttcaaaatataccTATTTGACATAAAACATTAATTACTGCCCACCCAAATCCCTTCACCATCTTCCATTCTACTTTGGCTGAATTTTTACGTTGCAGTTTGGATTTTCATGGATATTTTGGTCATTTTCTTGGGATGATTTTGGTGGAGGAGATTGAAAACCCACAATCGTCATGCTTTAAACTCACGAATATGAAATTTCAAATTTGAAGAGTTGTTATTTGATTCAAAGTGCATGTTACAACATATTATTTCTAGCACTTTAGGGAAGGTCATATCAAAATTTGGATTTATATGGAACCGATTTGAGGTCCTTAGCTTCTGCGGCAATTAGTTCTGTTACTTATGTTATTGTCTTTTATTTTTTGGGTGTATCCGAATTGTATGGTTCATCTGGCTAGTTGTGCTACGTGTCATTACGATTTACTGAAGTTTGAGTTCAAAAGATTTTCCCTGGTAAAAAGAGCGTAGATTTAGCCTTGAGGTGAAGGGATAAACTAGGTATTCTGCCTAAAATGTATGACTAGTGGTATTATATATTCCCACATTCAACCACTTGAAAAGAACAAAGCCTCGTGTCACATTTGCTCTGCTTTTCGTACATGCAATTGAAAGCTATCCAgttaactcaagccatctccatCATAGTCGGTACTCAAATAATGAATGAGCTACCTCTGGCTCTTGTGGTGGAAATTGGAATGAACTTACATTCAAAGGTAGGGTGGGCATAAAACACCAAAAATCGAATCGAATCGAGGGTTTTGGTATTTTGATATTCGGTATTTTGATTTTCGATTTGGTTTTCggtaataaaattaaaaaagtaTGGTATTCGGTAATTATAAGTTCGGTATTTCCCGAATACCAAAATAGTTATTAAATAGAGAGCCATTAAATTAATAGTCCAGCCCATCTGCAATCTGCCCATCAGCCCATGTCCTTAGCTTATACATTTCTTTAATAGTGAAAGTTCTCATGCTCTCCTTATATTATTAACCGTTAGCGTAGATCATGTTAATTGCATTTTGAGCACTGATTGTTGAGAAAAACGAAAACCTGTTATTCTGATATTTTACATCTTATAATTGTTGCAGATGATTTATCAAAACTGTAGTTCCAACAGGCTAAGGCAACTGAAAGTGAAAAACCATGAGTGAGTTTTGCATTTCAATTTCCTGTTTTTCTTATTTAATGTATAAATATTAAGCTTTAGAGGCACCAAAACATTGAGGAGGCTGCTAATTATGTGTTAGTGATACAACTTCATCATTTAAGGACATGGAGTTTTTACTCATAACAAATCTTGAAAGTTGAATCCCCAAATCAACTGTCACtattaatcacatatattcattCAAAATGCACAAATCTCGGTATCCAAATTTACAGCTAAAAAAATTAACAAACCCCAAATATGTGCTTGTTATCTAACCATTCATGTAATACAGTGAACTCGACTTaatatggtattaccgaataccgtaccgaaccgaaatttgatttaccgattatcgaattaccgaaccgaaattCGAAAATTTGGTATTTGGTATCTACTTTCTCAATTActgattaccgaattaccgaacccgaactttaaaaataccgaatcgaataccgaacgcccacccctattcAAAGGCATTAAGTTTGATAATTGTTTGAAAGTTTCTATAAAAATTATAATTAGTACTCCTAAATCTTCATGTAATgccaaatttaattttttttttcagtctcCAAACTTTTGTTGGTTGTTGTTTTCTTTTATGCGTTTAAAATAGTAGTTGTTAAAGTTTAGAAAATTTTGCCGTACACGTGCCAAAACTCTAATCCACATTCTCAAGGTTGGAGGTGGAGAGTATTTACCACTTGAACCCCATCTTGTCACAAGTTAATATGATTAATAAAAACACAGTATAATATTCACTATCATACTTCGCAAGAACAAAAAAAGTTTCATTATATGAAACTGCTAAAATTTTGATTGTGGATTNNNNNNNNNNNNNNNNNNNNNNNNNNNNNNNNNNNNNNNNNNNNNNNNNNNNNNNNNNNNNNNNNNNNNNNNNNNNNNNNNNNNNNNNNNNNNNNNNNNNNNNNNNNNNNNNNNNNNNNNNNNNNNNNNNNNNNNNNNNNNNNNNNNNNNNNNNNNNNNNNNNNNNNNNNNNNNNNNNNNNNNNNNNNNNNNNNNNNNNNNNNNNNNNNNTGAACATGTGGGAGGATCCGAACGAATTCTGCTTTCATTTCCCCCCTATGGAGCACTGAGTTACTTACGTTACGGTCTTCAGCAGCCAGGCTGCATTCTAGGCGAATAGGAAGGCTCGCTAGACCAGCAGCCAGACCAAGAATGAATGTGGGTAATGAGGGTTGACTTCAATTTTCCCGCCAGCATTGAATTAATGGATCTATGGAGATGGGCCTTTGGGAGATTTAGTCCATAACGGGTGGGCTGAAGAACGGGCTAACAAAATATCTTCGTCTGGCGTTTTTGAACTTTGATGGATGTTTTAGTCATCTTTTGGTGATGATTTTGGTGGAGGAGATTCAAGACTACCATTATTACGCTTTAAACACATGAATATGAAATTTCAACTTGAATATCTGTTGTTAGATATAAAGTGGATGTTACAAAAAATTGTTTCTAGTACTTTAGCGAAGTTCATATTGAATTTGGTCgtatttggagttgatttgaggtcTTTACCTTATGTGACAGTTAGTTCCTTTACTTATGTTATTGTCTTTCATTTTTGGGATGTATTCCAATTGTGTGATCCGTCTGGCGGGTTGAGTAAAATGCCACCACAATTTAGTTAAATTTAAGTCACGACGGAAAGTTTGGATGTGTAGACGATTTCCCTTGATGAAGAAATGTGTCGCGGTGATTTAGCCACAAGATGAAGGGATAAAATAGGTATTCTGCCTAAAATGTACGGTTAGTATTAGTATATATTCCAACATTCAACCTCTTGAAAAGAACAAAGCCTCGTGTCACATTTGCTCTACTTTTCGTACATGTACCCACTAAACTCAAGCCATCTCCCTCATATTTGTACTCAAATGATGAAAGAGCCACCTCTGCCTTTTGAGGTGGAAATTGGAATTGGAATGAACTTACACTCAAAGGCCATTTATCTTCACCTTCTAGAATAGCCCACTATAGACCAATTAAAGATCGACAACTTCATTTTAATGTACAATAGATAACTAATATAACTCGTTCGGATCTCTTGAAAAAATACATTATCCAGTTTTATATCTCCTTTTCCTTATCTTATTTTTTAGCATTACCAGTTCTTCCTCTTATCCAATCTCAACAATTCATCTCTAAGCCCCAAGGTCAAAACTAGCAGGCTACTTGTCTAAATCTCCTGCGTGGCCAGTTTCTCATACTTACCAAAAGTGGTCGCGTAGAAAGGAAGATGGTCAACTTTTTCTTCCATCTAAAGTTTCAGTATAGATTCAATTATTCAAAATATATAACACTATCTATGGGAGATGATGATCAaaggaattatatatatatataaaataaaaacacTATCGCAAAAAATATTTAAACGCGACTTAATATATACAAGTATTTAACTTGTATTTGTCATACAATTTTTACATAATAATGTTTAAGTAACTTTCAACTAGTAATACTCTTTCAACGGTACTAATCTAAAACATAGTCAAAAACATTTCGTCAGTTTCAAAGTGGTCGTGATATCGTGATTATTcaaaaagaaatattttctttGCATATATATTCGTTTAATAATTGCAATTACGTTTTAAAAACGTAAATTGTGTTTTCCGAAATTTATATTTAGATGCTTATAAAAGCTTACATGTGTTAGATTTATTCCAAATCACGCCATCCATTAGGCACGGGACAATATAAAACTTTACCATCCATAAAAGAAACTGGACTTGCTATTACGTACTAAATGTTGATGCCCGTGCGAATGGGCCTAATATGAGCTaacgacaaatataatattaGTATGACAACATTTTCATTCGAAAAAATATGTATAGGAAATTATTTGGTTTCATTTCAACTTAAAGTTTTTGTTTCGTTAAAATCTTTACATTCTACTGGTCTTAACCAAAACTTTAGTAGTATAATTTAATAAAGTAAcataacttattattttttaattatgagAACATTCATTTCTTAAGTTGTAAAGCACTAAGAATCTAACGTTCTATCTGCTTTTTACTATCACTTAATACTATAAATTTATTAGGTTTGCAAAGATATATATTTGCTTTTTAGATTGAATTGTATTTTATACAACAACCGTGAGTCATTATACATTATTCTCCTGAAAATCAATTTTCTTAGTTACCATTcacaaataaaaattagaaagtttaGTGCATAATTCAAATGCGTAATTTATCTCGACAGATATCATAAAAGTTGTTAGAATGATACAATATTTGCTTCTGTTCTTCTTTCATAATTACAATGATATATTGTTAATAAGTACTTTTATCATTTATATCAATTTAGTGAAAATATTTACTTTTATCATTTATATCAATTTAGTGAAAATATTATCGTGTAGTCTCACATCATAAatgtattttctttaaaatttaatttaaattctaCTAAAGTTTATGTTATATAGTTACACATCAAATTAATTTTTTGacccatatatttttcttttatttcaaaatttgttCTTATTAATGTTAATTGGTTATATAATTTCTGAAATTGCaattattttattcattattttgtcagctttttaaataaaaattcgCTTGAATCTTTTTACTTATATTACTAATAAGttgtatgttcaaaacacgattaatataacactgtagtttgtgcttcgtatccaaaactttattatattagtgtttgctacgaatacaaagtttacaaaaatttattaatactttttaaaaggaaactattttctccTTTTTGAGACCAactaatagcaatatttaagtatCATTTGATaacttgaattttaattcgattaatttaaaggtgtaaaatattttattgttaatgtacgtagattggacctaaacaatacttattattttttatcaaattttgattcgGATAATTCTAATATTAAATCAAATTTATATtagttcaaattattaaattaattttacatgtttaaaacgaaacaaagtagaaatttgattttctatttacaccaagaactactattttttaaatttttggtgaatattcttggtttagctcattttacttgtcgtgttgtcttttgcacatttttttaaggaaacgtcaattagaattataatttgactaatttacctcaTTTATTaattgatctccatttaatattattttttcttttatgacattaatctcgcttcacatttattagagtaagaataaaaatgaaaaaaaaaattctatcttattttaaaatataaatattttaagtatatttattttagtaaacataacgaataaatgacatggcgaaatagcaaatacaacagttaaatatctagattagatctcaggctaatataagaaaagaaaggaaattgtatgatttggctacttaaccttttgaagaaaaacaataatatggggtccatattttttgttgtacaatgatttcatttgttcccactaatgggttgatacgcatatgacaattaatccaccattattgacttaaatgggaatactttgggaattacatggatattacttgattttttaatatgggatccatgttttttttaatattatttgattttttaatatgaaatcttttttttttttttaaatatgagtAGGAGGTGGACGTTGAtaccacctccaaactcatgctTCTATATAAGTTAATTAAAGTTATTATTAAATAAATATGTGGTGTCACAAAATTCAATGACCATTGGATTGCCATCAAACATCCTAATCTTCAATCCAATGGTTCACCATCAATAGGTGTGATCTCTGAGCACGTGAAGCTTTTAGCTATAGACAAATAGACTATGTACACACAATGTCCATTTGCCGCCTACCTATGGTTGGTTTGTGGAAAATAACAATGCCAAAGCCTTAATGCACTTTATCCTATTTATTTTATAGTTCTTTATTACTAAATAATTTTTTGTAAGGAATTTTTACTTTTATAAATTCTATATTTAACCCCCTTTTCCCCCtaatttatatttaaaaaatttagACGTCCCTGGAGAAAGAAATTAGATGGCCTAGATTTAAAAGTCTGAATTGTTACTTCATCCGTTCTACTTTATTTAcatagtttgacttgacacgaaattttaaaaaataaatgaagaTTGTTTAAAATTTGTTACAATAGAAGTATTTAACATAcacagaaaaataaagaaaactgcACATTTTAAACTAATAATTCAACATGTAGtttatttcaaaaataaattttttaaaagtaaATTATTAAATTTCACCATGTATTTGAGAAGTAATCATATGAAACTGTAGCGTCGTTTTAAAATGAAACTGCACATGTACTATTTTTAAGTTTTTAATAATAATATTGGGACCATTTTATTGACATTTCAATATTCCTACTCTCTGATAAAAAGCTAAGGTTCTCCAAACTCCAGTTGGGCTATTAGCACGTGAAACTTTTAGGTGGACGATGTGTACACGATGCGACTTTTCCGCGTACCTAATGTTGATAAAAGTATCTCTCTCATCAGTCATCATATTATCCTTTTCTTCATGGTACAAATGGACAATTTTCTTCAAATTACTAGTAATAAGCCTCAAATTATTTATTGTGgtgattaaaaaataattatttcaaaTTATTTACCGTTTAGAAATTCAATAtacaattaattattatttttttattttactctTAGTATAATtttataattaataaaaataacacctaaataaataaatatttaatgaaGAGAAATTATAACTTAGTCATAAGATAAAAATAATCAAATACTCCACCCAGctaatattttataaaaaaaaaaaaaaagacaaaaatagAGGAAATACTATTTTTAGAATATCTATTAATAAGTGAATTGACTAATTTTCACATGTCACTATCACCTAGTACGAATTGCCGCAGGAAACACTAAACGGTCGTTACGGCAGCATTAAACCCCACGACGTTAGTCTGCTTCAACTGCTGCACCAACAAAGCCGATGAATCGTTAACAGACGGCAAAATGTTAGTTGTCCGTTTGTAAGCACCTAACCACGTGTTTTGCATGAACCGATTTTTTCTCCAAGGATAGCCTAGCACCGTCACTCATTACCTTCAATATACACTTTAACTCTTCGCTTTTACCTACAAAAAAATTCGGCGATGACTTCAACAACTGCTCGTAATGATTGGTAGGCCTTGCTATCTCGACCTCTGCTGCAAAATCAAGGTCAATGACGTAACGAGTATTATTATCCGATCGGATTACGTCAATGAACTCGTAATTTCCTGCCTTAAGTCCACCAGAACTTATCCGATCGCATTTTGTCTTGCATATAGCAGTATTATAACCAaaaggcttaatacccagatggacccttaaacttggcatgttttgtaagataggcatataaacttataaggtgaccagatagacacttaaacttactcaaagtgtatttttcaagtttttcagttgttttgaaaataaaaactatatttttcaaacactcacaattttcatggccaaacaagccctgaatatatcacaaaatatttttttttaaatgcaaaaataaggcaaacgcatatacatgagactataaatgtgcacttaaaccaataaatactcgctaatcgcaattttgcagctttcaagtaactcggttttttttttacacttgaataattaaaaaacaataactttaaccattaaaaatccttaaaaaaagaaatttcaaattaagaaatttattttttttaaggattttcttctcggctttacagttttcttaatttgaaatttcttttacacttgaaatactgaacttagaaatttcttaatttgaaatttctttttttaaggatttttattggttaaagttattgttttttaattattcaagtgtaaaaaaaaatacgagttaattgaaagctgcaaaattgcgattagcgagtatttattggtttaagtgcacatttataatctcatgtatatgcgtttgccttatttttgcattttaaaaaaaatattttgtgatatatttagggcttgtttggccatgaaaattgtgagtgtttgaaaaaaatagtttttgttttcaaaacaactgaaaaacttgaaaaatacactttgagtaagtttaagtgtctatctggtcaccttataagtttatatgcctatcttacaaaacatgtcaagtttaagggtccatctaggtattaagcctaacCAAAACccctaatagcctgtttggtcaagcttatttttcccccaaaagtacttatttgaaaaaaagtaaggtgtttggccaagcttttgagagaaaataagtgcttctggggagtagcagaagcaatttttcagaagctaaaaaaaacagcttttgcccaaaagcacttttttgaaaagtatttttgagaaaaatacaaatagaagcactttttaaaagcttgatcaaatactaattgttgctcaaaagtgttttttcaattaattggtcaaacacaaactgcttttcgctaaaagtgcttttttgaaaaatattttttaaaataagctgattttagaagcttgacaAACAGACTATAAGATATGTCATTACATTTCGCCGTAGGATCGGTTTATTCGACTTTAGAATGGAAAACAATTTCAATGCATCGTTAACCTTAGTCGATACCGAATTCCGGAATAAATCCACGTCGCTATAGAAGATCGGTTTTGGCACATCTTCAATCACGTCATGAGTCGAATCGTACATTGTGTTAAGAGTCTCACATCGTTTATTTAAGGGATGGGTGGTCTCTTTAATACGACTTGAACAATCTTGACCTCTTGAGCTAGTTTTAGGGGTTGATTTATGCTCAAGATTCATTTCTTTAC includes these proteins:
- the LOC132611740 gene encoding uncharacterized protein LOC132611740 yields the protein MQAYGRMKRVTDPFDDKMKARIIGRDPQENCYLSSGSEHSAHAVDDDDDDDASCSFSNLIFGFPDDVEENASSESDSDSDNEDVSPCKEMNLEHKSTPKTSSRGQDCSSRIKETTHPLNKRCETLNTMYDSTHDVIEDVPKPIFYSDVDLFRNSVSTKTKCDRISSGGLKAGNYEFIDVIRSDNNTRYVIDLDFAAEVEIARPTNHYEQLLKSSPNFFVGKSEELKCILKQLKQTNVVGFNAAVTTV